The following nucleotide sequence is from Juglans microcarpa x Juglans regia isolate MS1-56 chromosome 6D, Jm3101_v1.0, whole genome shotgun sequence.
TGGCTAGAAACATCTATAagcatgcattttcttttttaatattcgtACGTGGTCATGTTGATGGGAAGCTCTCTCCCGTGTTTTGGGCTGTTGGGTTCTTCTTAGTGAAAGCGGGGGAGATTCTGATTCCAAGTTGTCTCTTAGTTATCTTGGCTAATGATGCAAATTGTGTGCCGATGTGGTAAATCCAGCCGTTTGATTGTTGTTGCTAACGGTTGAGAAGGCCGGCGGCCAACATGTTCTGGTGGGTTTAAATGATATCTTCTCATTACATACGTGAACTaaaaattttcatgtgtttCACTACTTACAACTCTGGTTTAATATTGGGTGGTCAAGTATACATATAAGAGGATCTTTATAGCTAAAAAATAGTCGAGCATTAATTAGCTCATAGGATGTGGATGCTACGAAGTCATGCCATAACTGATGTGGAAAGAATTGCAAAGACGAGAGAGATAAAAGTTCAATAAACATATGGAAGTGTGTTAAAACTTCACTCTATGAACATTGAAAGCAGCTAATAATTAGGTGCACACTGCACATATCCATCAATTTGCCATGTGTTTAAGGAACATCATGCAGTTTCATAATTAGGTGTCATGCATGATTTGTTAAAGCTGGAAACATTACTTTTCATTATGTAACTTGTATTAGAAACATGATCTTTCTCCTACCTAGACCAgacatatttttttgttttgttttggtaaCATGCAGAAACCTTGTTAAAACCATGCACATGATCTCATGACttataaaatagatgatgatCGCAGCTTCCAACCAAAACTAATGGTCATTTGTGAATCGATATATATCACAACTTACTGCATACCTTCTAGCAGTCTACTGAACATGGACTCGAAACTTTGTTTCCttgacttattatatataattttaaaatgatccctcatatatatgcttaattaatgcattttttgttAGTGAAAAAAGAGGGTACCTTTGAGAGTCAATTTAATTTCTTACTTCCAACTCCAAGAAACAGGCACATGCATGAGCCAAATAATCAGGGCATTCTAGTCACTTTGCAAGCATCATCTGCAAAGTTGTTAAACACATGTTTCTAATACAAGTTACATAATGAAAAGTAATGTTTCCAGCTTTAACAAATCATGACACGTGTAAAATGAAACTGTATGCATGCAGATATTTTGTCATCCACTTGTTCCGCAACTCCTTAAGCagatattttgtcaattacggaaatcatgaatatatatatatatatatatatctaatatatatattagatatttcTTGTTGCTAGTTGTATGTACATGATGTGGACTCGTGGGACAAAGATTGATCTTTTACCTGTTCTTTGGATGCTTGGTCTTGGTCACAGTAGTTTTGGTCAGCCACGCGTTTCATATTGGTTCCATGAAGTCTGGACCTGTCCTGTCacagaaagaaataaaataccATGAACCAGAATACTGGAAATTTGGTGAGGATGGAAATAAGTACTTTAGGCATGCGACAGGGCAAATAAATGCGCTCTCCAAGGATTTGGCTACATATATTTCAGTTAATCGGCACATACTTCATAAATATGCAAATGAAGATGTCTCTTTGGGTTCTTGGTTTATCGGCCTTGATGTTGAGCACATTGATGACCGGAGCCTCTGCTGTGCGACGCCCCCTGATTGCGAGTGGAAGGCTCAAGCTCGAAATCCTTGTGCTGCATCCTTGGACTGGAGCTGCAGTGGCATTTGCAAATCAGTGGAAGAATGGAGGAGGTGCACCAACGCTGTGGGGAGGGCGATGAGGCTATCTGGCACACCAGTTTCTGAGACAAGTCGCTGTCCATTGTACTATATGTGAGATCAAATGGTGGTTTGTTTAGAGAACTCAATCTGCCCCGTTCTTGTTTATTGATGGGGACAGTCGATATATTACATATAGCCATAGAgtgtgcaatcactttgaaaaagagcgagattcattattaaaaaactaattttttttcatgtgaatcttatatttattcattttttttagagtgATTGCACGGCGCATGTATACTAacgactacaactatcatttcttttaaaaaaaaatagattctacAATGAAAATGtgtaaaacaaaattttcattttggtttaaatttaaattgtgtaaaacaaaaaaaataaatttaaatttatagtttGTGATTTGACGGATTTGTAATTTGAAGTTTTAgcttttttacttattttttacaatattttagatTCTTTTTACAGTACTTATTTGGGGCACTCTAACTCCGTCGAAGTTGGAGCCCACTCATAATTCAAAGTAATAGAATTGTTTTTAGTCACAACTAGGGTTGTAAATAATTCGGCCTGGACCAGCAAAACCAACCGGACCGCACCAAATTCTGGACCGGTCGGTCTCGATCCCAAAATATGTGGACCGAAAAAATTCGGTCCGGTCTCGGGGTCTACAAACTTTggactggaccagaccgaatTGGACCTAACCcctatatgtattttttaaaatatttttaatatatattatttttatatagtaattatataaattaatgatataattttcatctaatttattatcattgactatataaaatataaaataatatatgctatcaattaataataaatcatatatcatatgataatttatgttattatatgtaaatagttaatacatcatacattcatacatactctactatttacacttaattaaaataattaggtaattttttttaaatacctaagttgcaaacaagcatgaataatttatgtacaatgaaattatttgatattcactaaccatgtataaaatatatgacattattaataattatacatactaaagagtaaaatCTAATTTAGTAAGTAGTaattatcaacatcataaatataattatagtaaaatattttttttttgagttagttacataatccatattaataattcacttaattttaatttagtaatttaaataattttttattaatttatttgaaaaaaaatgaaaaaataataaaataattaggctGGATCGGACCATACCGATAGCTATAGATCCGGTCTGATTCCAATGGATGTTTGGTTTGGTCTGATCtagaaaaaatgatggaccaaaaATTTCGATCAATCATCGGATTGGACCGGACCAAATTGATTTACACTCCTGACTCATAATATTTTcctaagagcattcacattggttCATCACTTTTGGAGATCCACTTTGCCATTCAAGCAAAACTCTAacattgacttatgcatatttgaagcaaaataataattattattttactatcattaattttttgcctaaatgtttttttttctttagagtTTGCAATTAGCATCCAGTAGAAATTCTATTATTTAACCTAAGctcaaaaacaataatttcaTGCTTCCAAATTTAGCAATTCTTATAGTAAAATACATCAAAtttatatacacaaaaaatgaatctcgtgagtgggaggagagagaaataatgagtaaaatatgttttatggagtGAATAGTAGATTTTCAAATCTACATAGATATTATTCATAACTAGCTAAATATGTAGAGATGCATAAGTCAATATAGAGGAATTTAGgctcatattatgcaaatatgactttaCATATAGAGATGTATAGACCAATGTGGATGTTCTAATATTATTTGGAGAAGATTGGTTCTGATTTATGACCAAGGATGAGATCTACTTTTGATAAATTCTTTAGCTACAAAAGTAATcctataagaaaaaatctatacaaccttctactattcacacaacctccacacactacacttttttaatttttattatttttttcttttatcaaatatttaatatatgaataataaatagaagaattgaattagtttaaaaaaaataaattcaaaaaaaagtttaaaaaaatattaaaattaaataaaaatatggtgtgtggagtaggggtgggcaacggGGCGGCCCACCCTCGATCAACGGGGAGAAGCCCCCGTTCGTCAAATGCggggggcgggtggccccgctTGCATCTGACCCCCATGGCAGGTCGGGGGCGGGATAGGGGCAACCCCCGCTATTcagtttatatatgtataaatatatatatgaatatatatatatataaaaaaaataacccaggcatgaaacaacgtcgtttcatgcctgggttatttttctttttatataccCATTAGGAAACGACACCGTTTCCTCAATGGTGAAACGACGTCGATTCCTTTTTATTTAGAATCCCCCCCTCCCGCGACTCCCTCCCTCCCAGTCACTCGATTCTCTCTCTGTTTCGGCGTATTGCAGCTCCGTCGCTCACTCGCCGCACTCTCTGTAGTCTGTCGCTCGCCGTCaaggattgaaacccctaaattaatttatggtTTCGGCTTGGAACCCTAATtccttgaaacccctaaat
It contains:
- the LOC121235566 gene encoding beta-1,6-galactosyltransferase GALT31A-like; translated protein: MKSGPVLSQKEIKYHEPEYWKFGEDGNKYFRHATGQINALSKDLATYISVNRHILHKYANEDVSLGSWFIGLDVEHIDDRSLCCATPPDCEWKAQARNPCAASLDWSCSGICKSVEEWRRCTNAVGRAMRLSGTPVSETSRCPLYYM